The sequence TTCTTCGACAAGCTTGCTGAACGCCAGATGCAGAAAGCCCTGGCCGAGGGGAAGCTCTCGTGCCTTGAGGGCGAGGGCAAACCCCTGCCCGATCGCCCCGAAGGGGCCTTTGTCAGCGCGGGCGAGGCCGTGGGCTATCGCATGATGGCGGAACATGGTGCGCTGCCCGAGGAAATCGAGTTGCGCCGTGCGGTCGAGGCCGCCAAGGCCGCTTATGCCGAGGCGAAGACCGACCATGAAAAACGCCGCGCCATGGCCCGGATCGCCGAATTGCAGTTGAAATGCGCGATCGCGACCGAGGCGCGCAAGGCCTTCATGCGGTAAAACCTCCATTGCCCGGGCGTCGGTGGAGCGGTCACTCTGGATAAGCCCAAAGAAAGGACCGTGCCATGCGCCGCCTGTTCGCCACCCTGCTTGCTGTCATCACCCTCGCGCCCCAGACCGGCCATGCCACTGCCGATGGTCCGGATGCGTGGCGCGTGACCGGGGTGGCGTCCGATGACGTTCTGAATGTCCGGGTCGGCCCCGGCACCGCCTATTTCGTGATCGATGCGTTGCCCCATGATGCGCGGGGCGTTCAGATGGATATCTGCGTGCCCACCGTCACCCGCGACCAGTATTTCGCCCTCGGCCCTGCGGATCAGGCGGCGCTGAACGCCTATACGCCGTGGTGCCTTGTCGAATGGCAGGGGGTGCAACGGGGCTGGGTCAATCGCCGTTTCCTGACCGAGGATATGGACTAGGCCCATGACGGTTCCACCTCACATCGTGACATATGGTCTGGGCGTCGTCACGGGCACCGGCCTGTGGGTGCTGGCCTGGCGTGTCTGGACGCTCGGGCCCGCGGATGCGGGGATCGCCGGGCGGCGCTCAGGCCTGGTCGGCGGCGTCGTCGACGGGATGACCGCCACGATCGGGGCCGCCGCAACGGCCGGGATCATCGCGGCGCTTGGTTTGGCGGCGCTGATCTACGCCATCCGCCTTGGGCGCAAGCAGGCCCCGTAGCCCGCGCGTCAGCGCACCACCCGGTCAACGGCCCGCATCGCGCCAAGAGCACGGTCATGGACCAGTGTCAGCACGCGCCGCGACCTGACCCTTGTCGCGATCGGGGGCAGACCCCGCGCCACGCTGGCTGCGGAACTGAGGGCAAGGAACCCGCGTCGTGTCAGCTTTGGCATGATCGGATGTCCCGATTTTGGAGAACCCCCCGTATCCTAAAGCCACAAGACATCTTGCGCGGGGGGAGTTTTTCGGATTTTTCTCCGCGCCATGTCGACCGCATCCGCCCCCCCGCGCTACACCGATCTGCTGACCCGCCTGCCGGCCACGGTGCCCTTTGTCGGCCCCGAGACGCAGGAACGCGCGCGCGGGGCGGGGTTTGACGCGCGTCTTGGCGCGAATGAAAGCGTGTTCGGCCCCAGCCCCCGCGCCATCGCCGAAGCGGCCAAGGACGCCTGGATGTACGGCGACCCCGAGGGGTTCGCGTTGCGCAGTGCCTTGGCCAGCCATCATGACGTGCCCATCGAGGCCATCGTTCTGGGCGAGGGGATCGACGGGTTGCTGGGCTATCTCGTGCGCATGCTGGTCGCCCAAGGCGATGCCGTCGTTACCTCGGACGGGGCCTATCCGACCTTCAACTATCACGTGGCCGGGTTCGGCGGCACGCTGCACAAGGTGCCCTACAAAGGCGATGCCGAGGACCCCGAGGCCCTGATCGCAAAGGCGGCCGAGGTCGACGCCAAGATGATTTACATCGCCAATCCCGATAACCCGATGGGCAGTTGGCACGACGCCGCCCGCATGGCCGACATGATCGACGCCTTGCCCGAGGGCACGGTGCTGGCGCTGGACGAGGCCTATGTCGATACCGCCCCGCCCGAGGCGGTGTTGCCGCTGGATCTGGGCCACCCCCGCGTGATCCGGTTCCGCACGTTTTCCAAGGCGTACGGCCTGGCGGGCCTGCGCGTGGGCTATGCGCTTGCGCATCCCGATTTCATCGCGGCCTTCAACCGCATCCGCAACCATTTCGGTATGGGCCGGCTGGCGCAGGCGGGCGCGCTGGCGGCGCTGCAGGATCAGGATTACCTGCACGCCACCGTCGCGCGCATTGCCAAGGCTCGGGATCGCATCGCGCAGATCGCGCGCGACAATGGCCTGACGCCTCTGCCCTCGGCGACGAATTTCGTCACCGTCGATTGCGGCGCGGATGGCGATTTCGCGCGCGCGGTTCTGGCTCGCCTTGTCGCGCGCGGCATCTTCGTGCGCATGCCCTTCGTCGCCCCGCAGGATCGCTGCATCCGCATTTCCTGCGGCACGGACGCCGATCTCGACCGCTTGGCTGATGCACTTCCGCTGGCCCTGGCCGAGGCCCGCTGAGGCACGGCGCCTTTCCCTGCGACAATCTGGCGCTAGGTCTTTCGCCAGATGCACCCCAGCCCAAGGACCCCAGCCATGACGCTCTCTCGCCTCTTTTCCGGGGTGCTTGTCGCCTTCGGCCTCTTTGCCCTGTTCGTGATCTGGGCCTTGACGGGCCCTGTCGGGGCCGTGGTCGCGGCGACCCTGACGTACCTGCTGTTGCGCACCTGCGAGCGCCAGCAGGACGCGCAGATGGCACTGGCGCGCAAGACCCGCGCCGAGGACCTGCACCGCGCGTTTCGCGGGGACCGGTAGGGGTTACGCCTCGGCGATCACCTTCATCGCCGCTTCCAGGCCGGTCGGCCCGTGCGGGATCTGCAAGGCGGCCATCCCGGCCTGAAGGCTGCCCAGAACCCCCAGCACCATATGCGTGTTCACGTGGCCCATATGCCCGATGCGCAGGAAATCTGCGGGGTCGCCCCCCGGCCCCTCGACCCCGCCAAGGGGGATCCCCAGCGTGACGCCGGCCTCGGCCGTCATCCAGTCGCGCAGGCGCTGACCGTTGCCGGGGCCGAAATTGACCGTCGTCACCGCGCAGGAGCGTTTGTCCTCCTCGACGATATTGGCGCGGACCGGCCCGGCCTGTCCCCAGACGTCGATAGCGGCCCAGACGGCCTTGGCCAGCGTCCGGTGACGCGCCCAGACGTTTTCCAGCCCTTCTTCCGCGATCATGTCCAGCGCGGTGCGCAGACCATAGAGGTGATGCGTGGGCGCCGTGCCGTTGAAATAGCGATAGAACTCGGTCACCTCGACACGCGGGCGCCAATCCCAATAGGGGGTGACCAGGTTCGCCTCGGCGCGCGCGCGGTCGGCCTTGTCGTTGAAAAAGACGAACCCCATGCCCGGTGGCGTCATCAGGCCCTTCTGGCTGCCTGTAACCATCAGGTCGACGCCCCAGTCGTCCATGTGAAACTCGTCACAGGCAAGACAGGCGATGTTGTCGGAAAACAGCAGCGCCGGGTGCCCCACCGTATCCAGCACGTCACGCAGGCCCCGAATGTCGTTCTTGACGCTGGTCGAGGTATCGACCTGCACCGCCATGACGGCCTTGATGTCGTGATCGGCGTCGGCCTTCAGCACCTCGGCCACGCGGGCCAGATCCACGTCGGATTGCTGACCGAAATCGATCACCTGGCAATCAACGCCCATGGCCGCCGCGAACTCGCCCCACCCGAGGCAGAAACGCCCGGTGCCCAGAACCAGGATCTTGTCCCCGCGCGACAGGGTATTGGTCAGGGCCGCTTCCCATGCGCCGTGGCCATTGGCGATATACATCGCTACATGATGCCCGGTCCGTGCCACGGCCTTCAGGTCTGGCACCAGACCATGCACCATGTCGACCAGTTCGCCGGTATAGATGTTCGGCGCCGGACGGTGCATCGCCTGCAGCACGCGGTCGGGCATGACGGACGGGCCGGGAATGGCAAGGTAATGGCGACCGTTGGCAAGGCTCATGTCGGGGGGCTCCTTCTCTCGGACGGGTGAGGGTTACGCCTGCGCAGGGTCGGGGTCAATCTCACGTCACGGCTTGCGCCGGGCGTCCACATGATTAGCTGTGAGACAGAAAATCAGCGGAGGTGATGCATGATGGGTGAGCGGGCGGAGAACCGGGTGGTGCTGCGGATCGCGGGTAGCGAGCGCGAGCACTTCCTGCACGGCCTTGTCACGAACGATCTGGGCAGCCCCGACGACGGCCTGACCTATGCCGCCTTGCTGACGCCGCAGGGAAAATACCTTGCCGATTTCTTTTTGTTGAACCGGGGCGATGACATCTTGCTGGACGTGCATGCCGACATCGCGCAGGCGCTGGCGCAGCGGCTGATGATGTACAAGCTGCGGGCGGATGTGGTGATCGAAGACAGCGGTCTGCCCGTCGCGCGCGGCCTCGGCGCCCCGCCGCAAGGGGCGTGGCCCGATCCGCGGCACCCGTCATTGGGATGGCGCGCCTATGGGGTCGAGGGGGACGCGCCCCGGATCGACTGGGACGCCATCCGCGTCGCGGCTTGCATCCCCGAGACGGGCATCGAGTTGATCCCCGATGACACCTACATTCTCGAAGCCGGGTTCGATCGGCTGGCCGGCGTGGACCACCGCAAGGGCTGCTATGTCGGCCAGGAGGTGACCGCCCGGATGAAGCACAAGACCGAGTTGCGCAAAGGCCTGGTGACCGTGACAGTGGCCGGGTCGGCCCCCGCAGGCACGGCCATTGTCGATGCCGACGGCCGGGCGGTTGGCACGCTTTATACACAGGCAAACGGTCGGGGCATCGCCCATCTGCGCTATGATCGCGCCAAAGACGGGATGGTAGCAGATACCGCAAAGCTGTCGTGGAATGGGGAGAAGCCTGTGTAAAAACCTGTGAGTTTGCTTGGAATACGCAAGCTCAGATCAACAGCCCCGCCGCCCCTTCGTGCCCCAAAAGCCAGACCTTGGCCTCGATGCCGCCCGGTGCGCTGAACCCGCCGAGCGAGGTGGCACCTAGAACCCGGTGGCACGGGATGAGGATCGGCACGGGGTTGGACCCACAGGCTCGACCGATGGCTTGGGCTGGCGCGCCCAGGTCTTTCGACAGGTCGCCATAGGTCCGCGTTTCACCAAAGGGGATGGCCGACAGCGCGTCCAGAACGCGCCCGCTCAGGCCGCTCGCCTGCGGCCGTATCGGTACGGTGAACCGATCCAGCCTTCGGTCGAAATAGGCCACCACCTCGTCCAGCGCCGTGCGCAAAACCGGATCGTCGCCGCCCTGGGCCGCGCCCCAGCCGCTTGCCACGACCGCCCGGTCCGCGACCTCGACCCAAACCGAGCCGAGGGGGGTGTCCACCGATCCTCTCACGAAAACCCGCCCACCAGCCGCAACCGGATCGGACCGCGTGCCGTGACCGGATCGACCGCTGCGCCCCGCTGGGTGGCGATCAGCGGCAGACCAGCCGCCACACGGCGTACCTTGGGCATGAGCGGACGCCAATCTGCGGACAGCTCCCGCGCGACCTCCGATGGGCAAAAGGTTTTGTCGGCCCCGCGCAAACGCGCGAGGCGCATCAATTCGACAGCGATGACATCATCGCTTGCCTCGGTCACTCGGCCGCCTGCACCTTGTCCTGCGTCTTGGTCTCGAAATCCGAGGCGTCGTGGCGATCCCACAACTGTTCGGACGGATCGCCGAAGGTGCGGTTGACCATCTTGCCGCGCTGTACGGCGGGACGGTCGAAGAACCGATCGGCCCAGGCGACCACGTTCTTGTACTCGTGCACCGACAGGAACTCGCCCGCGTCATAGGCCTCGCCCTGCACAAGGCGGCCGTACCACGGCGCGATGGCCATATCCGCGATGGTGATGTCATCGCCCACAACCCAGTCGCGTCCATCGAGATGTTTATCGAGCACGTCAAGCTGCCGCTTGGTCTCCATCGCGAAGCGGTTGATCGGGTATTCCATCGGCTCGGGCGCATAGGCATAGAAATGGCCAAAGCCGCCGCCAAGATAGGGCGCGCTGCCCATCTGCCACATCAGCCAGGACAGCAATTCGGGCCGATCCTCGGGCCGCCCGAGAAAGGCCCCGAATTTCTCGGCCAGATGCAGCAGGATCGCGCCGGATTCGAACACGCGGACGGGCGTGTCGCCCGATCGGTCGAGAAGCGCGGGGATTTTCGAGTTGGGGTTCAATTCGACAAAGCCCGACCCGAACTGGTCGCCATCGCCGATGCGGATCAGCCAGGCGTCATATTCCGCCTCATGGCCCGCAGCCAGCAGCTCCTCGAACATCACGGTGACCTTCACGCCATTTGGCGTGCCCATCGAGTAGAGCTGGAAAGGATGTTTGCCGACCGGCAGATCCTTGTCATGGGTCGCGCCCGCGATGGGGCGGTTCAGGCTGCCCCATGTGCCGCCATTCTCCGCATCCCATGTCCAGACCTTGGGGGGTGTGTAACCTTGGGTGTCCGTCATCGCACGAATCCTTCTGCTGCCGTTGCCTCACACATAGCCATGCGGGGCCCCGAGACCAATGCGCAGACATGCAGGAACCCTGTGCGCCCGGCTGCGTTGGTCCCCCAAGCAATCGAAAGGAGGGTGCCATGCTGACCACCGACACCATTACGGAATTCGATCCCGGCATCGCAAACGTGCATGCCTTTCGCATCACCGGCGCCGTGACCCGCGAGGACATGGCGGCAATGGGCGAGCGCATGAACACGCTGTTCGACGCCGTTCCGAAGGATCAGAAGATCGACATGCTGCTGGTCTTCGAGACCGAGCGCAGCGCCGAACCGGGCGCCAACTGG comes from Roseibacterium elongatum DSM 19469 and encodes:
- a CDS encoding DnaJ family domain-containing protein, encoding MSAFFDKLAERQMQKALAEGKLSCLEGEGKPLPDRPEGAFVSAGEAVGYRMMAEHGALPEEIELRRAVEAAKAAYAEAKTDHEKRRAMARIAELQLKCAIATEARKAFMR
- a CDS encoding SH3 domain-containing protein; translated protein: MRRLFATLLAVITLAPQTGHATADGPDAWRVTGVASDDVLNVRVGPGTAYFVIDALPHDARGVQMDICVPTVTRDQYFALGPADQAALNAYTPWCLVEWQGVQRGWVNRRFLTEDMD
- a CDS encoding pyridoxal phosphate-dependent aminotransferase, which produces MSTASAPPRYTDLLTRLPATVPFVGPETQERARGAGFDARLGANESVFGPSPRAIAEAAKDAWMYGDPEGFALRSALASHHDVPIEAIVLGEGIDGLLGYLVRMLVAQGDAVVTSDGAYPTFNYHVAGFGGTLHKVPYKGDAEDPEALIAKAAEVDAKMIYIANPDNPMGSWHDAARMADMIDALPEGTVLALDEAYVDTAPPEAVLPLDLGHPRVIRFRTFSKAYGLAGLRVGYALAHPDFIAAFNRIRNHFGMGRLAQAGALAALQDQDYLHATVARIAKARDRIAQIARDNGLTPLPSATNFVTVDCGADGDFARAVLARLVARGIFVRMPFVAPQDRCIRISCGTDADLDRLADALPLALAEAR
- a CDS encoding pyridoxal-phosphate-dependent aminotransferase family protein, with product MSLANGRHYLAIPGPSVMPDRVLQAMHRPAPNIYTGELVDMVHGLVPDLKAVARTGHHVAMYIANGHGAWEAALTNTLSRGDKILVLGTGRFCLGWGEFAAAMGVDCQVIDFGQQSDVDLARVAEVLKADADHDIKAVMAVQVDTSTSVKNDIRGLRDVLDTVGHPALLFSDNIACLACDEFHMDDWGVDLMVTGSQKGLMTPPGMGFVFFNDKADRARAEANLVTPYWDWRPRVEVTEFYRYFNGTAPTHHLYGLRTALDMIAEEGLENVWARHRTLAKAVWAAIDVWGQAGPVRANIVEEDKRSCAVTTVNFGPGNGQRLRDWMTAEAGVTLGIPLGGVEGPGGDPADFLRIGHMGHVNTHMVLGVLGSLQAGMAALQIPHGPTGLEAAMKVIAEA
- the ygfZ gene encoding CAF17-like 4Fe-4S cluster assembly/insertion protein YgfZ, coding for MMGERAENRVVLRIAGSEREHFLHGLVTNDLGSPDDGLTYAALLTPQGKYLADFFLLNRGDDILLDVHADIAQALAQRLMMYKLRADVVIEDSGLPVARGLGAPPQGAWPDPRHPSLGWRAYGVEGDAPRIDWDAIRVAACIPETGIELIPDDTYILEAGFDRLAGVDHRKGCYVGQEVTARMKHKTELRKGLVTVTVAGSAPAGTAIVDADGRAVGTLYTQANGRGIAHLRYDRAKDGMVADTAKLSWNGEKPV
- a CDS encoding methylated-DNA--[protein]-cysteine S-methyltransferase; translation: MRGSVDTPLGSVWVEVADRAVVASGWGAAQGGDDPVLRTALDEVVAYFDRRLDRFTVPIRPQASGLSGRVLDALSAIPFGETRTYGDLSKDLGAPAQAIGRACGSNPVPILIPCHRVLGATSLGGFSAPGGIEAKVWLLGHEGAAGLLI
- a CDS encoding DUF3253 domain-containing protein, translating into MRLARLRGADKTFCPSEVARELSADWRPLMPKVRRVAAGLPLIATQRGAAVDPVTARGPIRLRLVGGFS
- the yghU gene encoding glutathione-dependent disulfide-bond oxidoreductase, whose protein sequence is MTDTQGYTPPKVWTWDAENGGTWGSLNRPIAGATHDKDLPVGKHPFQLYSMGTPNGVKVTVMFEELLAAGHEAEYDAWLIRIGDGDQFGSGFVELNPNSKIPALLDRSGDTPVRVFESGAILLHLAEKFGAFLGRPEDRPELLSWLMWQMGSAPYLGGGFGHFYAYAPEPMEYPINRFAMETKRQLDVLDKHLDGRDWVVGDDITIADMAIAPWYGRLVQGEAYDAGEFLSVHEYKNVVAWADRFFDRPAVQRGKMVNRTFGDPSEQLWDRHDASDFETKTQDKVQAAE
- a CDS encoding SpoIIAA family protein; the encoded protein is MLTTDTITEFDPGIANVHAFRITGAVTREDMAAMGERMNTLFDAVPKDQKIDMLLVFETERSAEPGANWSVDAMKAQAKAVTSVRNYVVANAPGDAGSIVETVGKALPVEAKSFDTEEAALAWLKTDEAKAA